In the genome of Qipengyuania seohaensis, one region contains:
- a CDS encoding glycosyltransferase family 2 protein, which translates to MNSADPRTDLQLAIILPTLNERDNLPPLVERIDRALGDTGWEVLIVDDNSSDGTAEVARKIARADQRVRVIQRIGRRGLSSAAIEGFCATAAPFCAVMDADHQHDPQLLLPMLEAVRSGRAQVAVASRFAEGASTEGWGRPDREQLSSVANALARKLTGVTLSDPMSGYFLLPTETALRLVPGLSGIGFKILLDLLATAEEPLVVEEFPLEFAARRAGESKLDRAIALDFLAGLYDKTFGRFIPTRFALFGTVGALGVLVHLAILYVLLLLAGATFAWSQTVATLGAMTFNFWLNNFLTYRDRRIRKAGDLLRGWASFVAACSVGAVANVAIATMLFQRGLHEMLAALIGIAIASVWNYALSSRFVWGRF; encoded by the coding sequence ATGAATTCAGCCGACCCCCGCACCGATCTCCAGCTGGCGATAATCCTGCCGACGCTGAACGAGCGCGACAATCTTCCGCCGCTTGTCGAACGGATCGACCGGGCATTGGGCGATACGGGTTGGGAAGTCCTGATCGTCGACGACAACTCGTCGGACGGGACCGCCGAAGTAGCCCGCAAGATAGCGCGCGCCGACCAGCGTGTCCGCGTGATCCAGCGGATCGGGCGGCGAGGGCTCTCCAGCGCCGCGATCGAGGGCTTCTGCGCGACCGCTGCACCTTTTTGCGCGGTGATGGACGCCGATCACCAGCACGATCCGCAATTGCTTTTGCCCATGCTCGAAGCGGTGCGTTCCGGCAGGGCGCAGGTCGCTGTGGCCAGCCGGTTTGCAGAAGGGGCCAGCACCGAAGGCTGGGGTCGTCCGGACCGCGAGCAGCTATCCAGCGTTGCCAATGCGCTCGCGCGGAAGCTGACGGGAGTGACGCTGTCCGATCCGATGAGCGGGTATTTCCTCCTCCCGACCGAGACGGCGCTCAGGCTGGTGCCAGGCCTTTCGGGCATTGGCTTCAAGATCTTGCTCGACCTGCTCGCAACGGCCGAGGAGCCGCTCGTGGTCGAGGAATTTCCTCTTGAATTCGCCGCCCGCCGTGCCGGGGAAAGCAAGCTGGACCGGGCAATCGCCCTCGATTTCCTCGCGGGTCTTTATGACAAGACCTTCGGCAGGTTCATCCCCACCCGGTTTGCCCTGTTCGGCACGGTCGGCGCACTGGGCGTTCTGGTGCACCTGGCGATCCTTTATGTGTTGCTGCTCCTGGCAGGAGCAACTTTCGCGTGGAGCCAGACTGTCGCGACACTCGGAGCGATGACTTTCAATTTCTGGCTCAACAATTTTCTCACCTACAGGGATCGGCGCATCAGGAAGGCCGGCGATTTGTTGCGCGGCTGGGCAAGCTTCGTGGCAGCGTGTTCGGTGGGGGCTGTGGCGAATGTGGCCATCGCCACCATGTTGTTCCAGCGCGGCCTTCACGAAATGCTGGCCGCCCTCATCGGGATAGCGATCGCGTCGGTCTGGAACTACGCCTTGTCGAGCCGCTTCGTTTGGGGTCGGTTCTAG
- a CDS encoding phospholipid carrier-dependent glycosyltransferase, whose amino-acid sequence MTRAPEQPLDPLGWCVALALGFWLLLLWNLAIPSAPYFDEVHYVPAAREMLMLEQFNNREHPLFGKEMIALGIAVLGDNSWGWRILPSLAGTLALFASMRAVWFATMSRYAAITSGILLATGFHLFVHSRIAMLDIFMIAALASAFWQLAGAMREPETGRWRLALAGIAIGLALASKWNAVPVAMVPGLAFLALRWKAGRRRLLLSRRGMPVPGITLAEAFVWLAVVPLAVYWLTFWPGYQFDVDGIENGILAHHRLMLDLQTQVLTRHPYESTWPEWMLNLRAIWYLYEEVDQAQRGVMLVGNPLTMLLGLPAVVWCALRGVMRREAAPGAIAMLYAVSLGLWLFAEKSTQFYYHYFLPSSFLLIALALSLDDLWKAGWRKMAIAVPAASVLVFAFYYPILAAEPLERPDSFALWTWIEGWR is encoded by the coding sequence ATGACGCGCGCACCCGAGCAGCCCCTGGACCCCCTTGGCTGGTGCGTCGCGCTGGCGCTTGGCTTCTGGCTCCTGCTCCTGTGGAACCTCGCCATCCCGAGCGCCCCTTATTTCGACGAGGTGCACTACGTGCCTGCCGCGCGCGAGATGCTCATGCTGGAGCAATTCAACAATCGCGAGCATCCCTTGTTCGGCAAGGAAATGATTGCGTTGGGCATCGCCGTCCTGGGTGATAATTCGTGGGGGTGGCGAATCCTTCCTTCGCTAGCGGGAACGCTCGCCCTGTTTGCCTCGATGCGGGCAGTATGGTTCGCGACGATGAGCCGGTACGCCGCGATCACATCGGGCATACTCCTCGCCACGGGATTTCACCTCTTCGTCCATTCGCGCATCGCCATGCTCGACATCTTCATGATCGCGGCGTTGGCGTCTGCTTTCTGGCAGTTGGCGGGCGCCATGCGAGAGCCGGAGACCGGCAGGTGGAGGCTTGCGCTGGCAGGCATTGCAATCGGCCTTGCGTTAGCCAGCAAATGGAACGCGGTGCCTGTCGCCATGGTACCAGGGCTTGCCTTCCTCGCGCTGCGCTGGAAAGCCGGACGCAGGCGCCTGCTTCTGTCCCGCCGCGGGATGCCGGTCCCCGGGATCACCCTGGCTGAGGCATTTGTCTGGCTCGCAGTGGTACCGCTGGCGGTCTATTGGCTAACCTTCTGGCCCGGCTACCAGTTCGACGTGGACGGCATCGAGAACGGTATATTGGCGCATCACCGCCTCATGCTCGACCTCCAGACGCAGGTGCTGACGAGGCATCCTTACGAATCCACCTGGCCGGAATGGATGCTCAACCTGCGGGCGATCTGGTATCTCTATGAAGAGGTCGACCAGGCCCAGCGCGGGGTGATGCTGGTCGGCAACCCGTTGACGATGCTGCTCGGCCTGCCGGCGGTCGTGTGGTGCGCGCTTCGCGGGGTGATGCGGCGCGAGGCTGCCCCCGGGGCGATCGCCATGCTGTATGCGGTCAGCCTCGGCCTCTGGCTGTTCGCCGAGAAATCCACCCAGTTCTACTACCATTATTTCCTGCCCAGCAGCTTCCTGCTTATCGCCCTCGCCCTTTCGCTCGACGATCTTTGGAAGGCGGGCTGGCGAAAAATGGCGATCGCGGTGCCAGCGGCAAGCGTGCTGGTCTTTGCGTTCTATTACCCGATACTGGCCGCAGAGCCGCTCGAACGGCCAGACAGCTTCGCGCTCTGGACGTGGATCGAGGGCTGGCGATAA
- a CDS encoding TetR/AcrR family transcriptional regulator, translating into MNAIRMSRDTLLPALAAHVLQSGLGGLSLRPLAKSAGTSDRMLLYHFRSKEQLVTALLDYLAVQFTLALDSQFPAERSSSRRACAKAVFDITGQADFAPFLRVWWDIVAGCAKGEAAYLDAAGKIVDQLLDWVVDHLPADDPDPSEGARAVLTIIEGAQMLRAVGRDALGQAGLSALEG; encoded by the coding sequence ATGAACGCGATCAGGATGTCCCGGGATACGCTGCTCCCCGCGCTCGCTGCCCACGTGTTGCAAAGCGGGCTGGGGGGCTTGTCGCTTCGTCCCCTGGCCAAGTCGGCCGGTACCAGCGACCGGATGCTGCTGTATCATTTCAGAAGTAAGGAGCAGCTTGTCACCGCCTTGCTCGATTATCTGGCGGTGCAGTTCACACTTGCGCTGGATAGCCAATTCCCGGCCGAGCGCTCCTCGTCGCGTCGCGCGTGCGCAAAGGCGGTCTTCGACATCACCGGGCAGGCCGACTTCGCGCCCTTTCTCCGGGTGTGGTGGGACATCGTTGCCGGATGCGCAAAAGGCGAGGCGGCCTATCTGGATGCAGCAGGCAAGATCGTGGACCAGTTGCTGGACTGGGTGGTCGATCACCTGCCCGCAGACGATCCAGATCCGAGCGAAGGAGCCCGCGCCGTCCTGACGATAATCGAGGGAGCACAAATGCTCAGGGCCGTGGGGCGCGATGCGCTCGGCCAAGCGGGGCTTTCCGCCCTCGAAGGCTGA
- a CDS encoding trans-sulfuration enzyme family protein — MKKTTGTDRSITSHWRPATQAVRGGTWRSEHGETSEALFLTSGYTYDNAQTVADRFAGEAEGMTYSRLQNPTVAMLEERIALMEGAEACRAQASGMAAMTTALLCQVSAGDHVVGARAAFGSCRWLLDHLLPRFGIETTVVDSADDDAWEAAIRPNTKVFFFETPANPTLDVVDLAHVCEVARAHGITTVVDNAFATSVLQRPMDFGADVVAYSATKLMDGQGRVLAGAVCGSQEWIDEVLLPFQRNTGPNCAPFNAWVVLKGLETLSLRAHRQSENAVELGKSIEARVPKMLHPGLPSHPRHELAMRQMSATGPIFAFDVGDRTTAFAILDALRLVDISNNIGDARSLMCHPASTTHAGMSQDARDEMGVTEGLLRINVGLEDVEDIKEDFDQALKAAGL, encoded by the coding sequence ATGAAAAAGACCACTGGCACAGACCGCTCGATCACTTCCCACTGGCGTCCGGCCACCCAGGCTGTGCGCGGCGGCACCTGGCGAAGCGAACATGGCGAGACGAGCGAGGCGCTGTTCCTGACCTCCGGCTACACCTACGACAATGCGCAGACCGTAGCCGATCGTTTCGCGGGCGAGGCGGAGGGGATGACCTATTCCCGCCTGCAGAACCCGACCGTTGCAATGCTGGAAGAACGCATCGCCTTGATGGAGGGGGCCGAGGCTTGCCGCGCCCAGGCAAGCGGGATGGCCGCCATGACGACTGCACTGCTGTGCCAGGTTTCCGCCGGCGACCATGTCGTCGGTGCGCGTGCGGCGTTCGGTTCGTGCCGCTGGCTGCTCGACCACCTTCTCCCGCGCTTCGGGATCGAAACCACCGTGGTCGACAGTGCGGATGACGATGCGTGGGAGGCGGCAATTCGGCCGAATACGAAGGTATTCTTCTTCGAGACGCCAGCGAACCCCACGCTCGACGTGGTCGATCTTGCCCATGTCTGCGAGGTTGCCCGGGCGCATGGCATCACGACGGTCGTCGACAACGCCTTTGCCACGAGCGTGCTTCAACGACCGATGGACTTCGGCGCGGATGTGGTGGCTTACAGCGCGACGAAGCTGATGGATGGACAGGGCAGGGTGCTTGCAGGGGCTGTTTGCGGTTCGCAGGAGTGGATCGACGAAGTGCTGCTGCCATTCCAGCGCAACACCGGGCCCAATTGCGCACCGTTCAATGCCTGGGTCGTCCTGAAGGGGCTGGAGACGCTCAGTCTGCGGGCCCATCGGCAAAGCGAAAACGCCGTCGAGCTTGGCAAGTCCATCGAAGCGCGCGTGCCCAAGATGTTGCATCCCGGGCTGCCCAGTCACCCCCGCCACGAACTGGCGATGCGTCAGATGAGCGCGACCGGCCCGATTTTCGCATTCGATGTCGGTGACCGGACGACGGCGTTCGCCATCCTCGATGCCCTCCGACTGGTCGATATCTCCAACAATATCGGCGATGCCCGCAGCCTTATGTGTCACCCGGCCAGTACGACCCACGCTGGCATGTCTCAGGACGCGCGCGACGAGATGGGCGTGACCGAAGGGTTGCTGCGCATCAATGTCGGCCTGGAAGACGTCGAGGATATCAAGGAAGATTTCGACCAGGCGCTGAAGGCTGCCGGGCTATGA
- a CDS encoding 2-hydroxychromene-2-carboxylate isomerase has product MSKTVEFILDLGAPNGYLAWYPLKELVSRTGATLQVTPVFLGGMHKLTGNSPPMMRDANVKGKVPYAALEFQRFIDRHGLTGFRMHPDLPFNTILLQRILVAASNQEEMQGLVDLFQPAVWERNIDCSDVEVVGSVLEEGGFDAGRFLQAAQDPEVKRQLVDNTQSAVDRGAFGIPTFFIGDEMWFGKERLEQIEEYLKGGKP; this is encoded by the coding sequence ATGAGCAAGACCGTAGAATTCATCCTCGATCTGGGGGCGCCGAATGGATACCTCGCCTGGTATCCACTGAAGGAGCTCGTCTCCCGAACCGGCGCTACCCTGCAAGTCACCCCGGTTTTCCTCGGCGGGATGCACAAGCTGACGGGGAATTCACCGCCGATGATGCGCGATGCGAATGTGAAGGGGAAAGTCCCTTACGCAGCGCTCGAATTTCAGCGCTTTATCGACCGGCATGGGCTGACGGGCTTTCGGATGCACCCCGACCTGCCGTTCAACACCATCCTGCTTCAGCGTATATTGGTGGCGGCCTCGAACCAGGAGGAGATGCAGGGACTGGTCGACCTGTTCCAGCCGGCTGTTTGGGAACGGAACATCGATTGCAGCGACGTAGAGGTAGTGGGCAGCGTGCTGGAAGAGGGCGGCTTCGATGCCGGCCGTTTCCTGCAGGCGGCGCAGGACCCAGAAGTAAAGCGGCAGCTGGTGGACAATACCCAGTCCGCGGTGGATCGCGGCGCGTTCGGCATACCGACCTTCTTCATCGGGGATGAAATGTGGTTCGGCAAGGAACGCCTCGAGCAGATCGAGGAATATCTGAAGGGCGGGAAACCCTGA
- a CDS encoding TadE/TadG family type IV pilus assembly protein, which yields MKTLAQHLRRDDAGSFGVEFAIALPVLIALMIGILNFGLVFNANGSMRNAMGEGLRYAKVERTASDADVISVTRQSLVGVAPNAVQTLTFNRGTANNTETGTMTMSIVIQPIIPFAPLPPITLTQTKSIYLPT from the coding sequence ATGAAGACTCTCGCCCAGCACCTTCGCCGCGATGACGCCGGCTCTTTCGGGGTGGAGTTCGCCATCGCATTGCCGGTGCTGATCGCCCTTATGATCGGCATCCTCAACTTCGGCCTTGTCTTCAACGCCAACGGTTCGATGCGCAATGCGATGGGTGAAGGCCTTCGCTATGCCAAGGTGGAACGCACTGCGAGCGATGCGGACGTGATCTCAGTAACGCGCCAGTCGCTCGTCGGGGTGGCCCCGAATGCCGTTCAGACGCTCACGTTCAATCGTGGCACTGCGAACAATACGGAAACCGGCACGATGACCATGTCGATCGTTATCCAGCCGATCATACCTTTCGCCCCGCTGCCACCGATCACGCTGACGCAGACGAAGTCGATCTACCTTCCGACCTGA
- a CDS encoding TadE/TadG family type IV pilus assembly protein, with the protein MLFHFFRKLRDDISGVGFVELALTAPLLALMFLGMTDLSIIVASRIDLEQAAQRTTDLALAKRPTSTDTSYLVAEAMAASGRPASDVTVTYILECNGTVMSSFNDTCAAGEVPKRFVSVSIIEPVATGFNWRGLAGMFTGEVAAYEGTTVTGDSIVRLQ; encoded by the coding sequence ATGCTGTTCCATTTCTTCCGCAAGCTTCGCGACGACATTTCAGGTGTCGGCTTCGTCGAGTTGGCCCTGACCGCTCCGCTGCTCGCACTCATGTTCCTTGGCATGACCGACCTGTCGATCATCGTGGCCTCGCGCATCGACCTGGAACAGGCAGCGCAGCGCACCACCGATCTCGCCTTGGCCAAGCGCCCGACGAGCACCGACACCAGCTACCTCGTCGCCGAAGCCATGGCAGCCAGCGGTCGGCCTGCGAGCGATGTCACCGTGACCTACATTCTGGAATGCAACGGCACGGTCATGAGCAGTTTCAACGATACCTGCGCGGCAGGCGAAGTACCGAAGCGCTTCGTCAGCGTTTCAATTATCGAGCCGGTCGCCACCGGGTTCAACTGGCGCGGCCTGGCCGGGATGTTCACGGGCGAGGTCGCTGCCTACGAAGGCACAACGGTGACCGGTGACAGCATCGTGAGGCTCCAATGA
- a CDS encoding TadE/TadG family type IV pilus assembly protein encodes MRSRIGTFLKRLRKDVSGNILLMAGAGTTALIGAAGISVDTVQWYLWKRQMQQAVDTGAVAGALAMSFGRDHNSAVTSEVGRTANTAHTIELVSTPPTSGAWTGDNGAIEVVATTSQVLAFSSIFLDTPPTIRTRAVATAVATGNPCVRALATDGTGIEVFGNAQVNLGCPVSSNSPGGVSVDLGGSSYLDTNLVLSVGGIDYGSSNIPSDTALVSYGLPVEDPLADRNLTWHNDCPQNNFRVRPSDTTTLNPCRYNNGLRIQGTAYFNPGVYVIHGGTFTINSGAQLRMAPGTTGGVTFVLTGNSANTVATLSINGSADIDLKAQTMSEDPLWGGILFYQDRISSDLSNTINGGSNINLHGAIYFPTSDLTYNGDSAQTAQCLLIVTNRINFGGANNIDNNCDPDLTAMNTPAFTIRVVE; translated from the coding sequence ATGCGTAGCCGTATCGGGACATTTCTGAAGCGCCTGAGAAAAGACGTCTCGGGCAATATCCTGCTCATGGCAGGAGCCGGAACCACGGCCCTCATCGGCGCGGCCGGGATCAGCGTCGACACCGTCCAGTGGTATCTATGGAAGCGCCAGATGCAGCAGGCGGTCGACACAGGCGCGGTCGCCGGCGCGCTCGCCATGTCGTTCGGCCGGGATCACAATTCCGCTGTAACGAGCGAAGTCGGGCGTACCGCCAACACAGCGCATACGATCGAACTGGTATCTACCCCGCCCACCTCCGGCGCATGGACGGGTGACAACGGCGCTATCGAAGTCGTAGCCACGACCAGCCAGGTTCTGGCGTTCTCATCCATCTTCCTCGACACCCCGCCGACCATCCGGACCCGCGCGGTCGCAACAGCGGTGGCGACGGGCAATCCTTGCGTTCGTGCCCTTGCAACGGACGGCACCGGGATCGAGGTGTTCGGTAATGCACAGGTCAACCTCGGCTGCCCGGTTTCTTCGAACTCTCCAGGAGGCGTTTCGGTCGACCTTGGCGGTTCGAGTTACTTGGACACCAATCTCGTGCTCAGTGTCGGCGGTATCGACTACGGCAGCAGCAACATACCTTCGGACACGGCGCTGGTCTCCTATGGCCTGCCGGTGGAAGATCCGCTCGCCGACCGCAACCTCACGTGGCACAACGACTGTCCGCAAAACAATTTCCGCGTCCGCCCGAGCGATACGACAACGCTGAATCCATGCCGTTACAACAACGGCCTGCGCATCCAGGGTACGGCTTATTTTAACCCCGGTGTCTACGTGATCCACGGTGGGACCTTCACCATCAACTCTGGTGCGCAGCTGCGCATGGCGCCGGGCACCACGGGCGGCGTCACCTTCGTTCTGACCGGCAACAGCGCAAACACGGTCGCGACCCTGTCGATCAACGGTAGTGCCGATATCGACCTCAAGGCCCAGACGATGTCCGAGGATCCGCTGTGGGGCGGCATCCTGTTCTACCAGGACCGAATTTCTTCCGACCTCAGCAACACGATCAACGGCGGGTCGAACATCAACCTTCACGGGGCGATCTATTTCCCCACCAGCGACCTCACCTACAACGGGGATTCCGCGCAGACGGCCCAGTGCCTGCTGATCGTGACAAATCGGATCAACTTCGGCGGCGCGAACAATATCGACAACAATTGCGATCCCGATCTCACCGCCATGAACACCCCTGCATTCACCATCCGGGTAGTGGAGTAA
- the apaG gene encoding Co2+/Mg2+ efflux protein ApaG, which produces MKELFQHAATTDGITVRVAVNFLPEQSQPDADKWFWVYHIRIENGSHETVQLKTRHWRITDARGMVAHVDGEGVVGEQPSLAPGASHDYVSGCPLETAFGSMEGFYTFHREDGSPFEVRIPFFPLAAPATAN; this is translated from the coding sequence ATCAAGGAGCTATTTCAACACGCCGCCACGACCGACGGGATCACCGTCAGGGTCGCCGTGAATTTCCTTCCGGAACAGTCCCAACCCGATGCGGACAAATGGTTCTGGGTCTATCACATCCGGATCGAGAACGGATCGCACGAAACCGTCCAGCTGAAGACCCGTCACTGGCGGATTACCGATGCGCGCGGAATGGTCGCGCATGTCGATGGCGAAGGTGTCGTTGGCGAACAGCCCTCGCTCGCGCCGGGGGCAAGTCACGATTATGTTTCGGGATGCCCGCTGGAAACCGCTTTCGGGTCGATGGAAGGGTTCTACACTTTCCACCGCGAAGACGGCTCGCCATTCGAGGTTCGCATTCCCTTCTTCCCGCTCGCCGCGCCTGCGACAGCGAACTAG
- a CDS encoding Ppx/GppA phosphatase family protein: MTSVKTSGAKWQRRLLHPPRAVIDIGSNTVRLVLYEGTARAPETVWNEKVAARLGRDLSETGRIPDEAMDEALAALERYALIIRDRGIDNVQTVATAAARDAKNGAEFLSRVEALGLSPRLLTGEEEACASAFGAIGAFPGTHGMVADLGGGSLELVSIGDGECKDAVSLPFGTLRLPAQRAAADDFGATVHEALSQVGWASNHGGPLYMIGGTWRALAHYAMRDSDYPLTDPHGFCLSVEDARKLAADLVDADPDELVQISGISDMRANYLPDAAALLQPLLAELKPEQLVFSSWGIREGLLFSQLSDITRSLDPLLAGVHAFAEPRDAPIVDATRIVGWTVDLANGAGKRNERIRLAAAQLALALQRVEPNMRVNHATEWALDKRWIDCDARDRAMICAALFGSLGRTALPEKLRVLASDEDLREGVTWGLGFRLARRLGAGARTALASSRLRLKRKSLVLYLDNSRAALATWPLTKDFEILAEWLDRKPKIKTGDFHFENDLEEEDEEE, translated from the coding sequence ATGACTTCAGTGAAGACAAGCGGCGCCAAGTGGCAGCGGCGCCTCCTCCATCCGCCCCGCGCCGTGATCGATATCGGGTCGAACACCGTACGCCTCGTCCTTTACGAAGGCACCGCACGTGCCCCGGAGACAGTTTGGAACGAAAAGGTCGCTGCACGGCTGGGTCGCGATCTATCGGAAACGGGCCGCATTCCCGACGAAGCCATGGACGAGGCGCTGGCCGCTCTCGAACGCTACGCGCTCATCATCCGGGACCGCGGCATCGACAATGTCCAAACCGTAGCCACCGCTGCCGCACGCGATGCGAAAAACGGCGCGGAATTCCTGTCGCGCGTCGAAGCGCTTGGCCTGTCGCCTCGCCTCCTGACCGGCGAAGAAGAGGCCTGCGCATCGGCGTTCGGCGCGATTGGGGCCTTTCCCGGCACTCACGGCATGGTCGCGGACCTTGGCGGTGGAAGTCTCGAACTGGTGTCGATCGGTGATGGCGAGTGCAAGGACGCTGTCAGCCTGCCCTTCGGAACCCTGCGCCTGCCGGCACAGCGCGCCGCCGCGGATGACTTCGGCGCGACGGTGCATGAAGCGCTTTCGCAAGTGGGCTGGGCGTCGAACCACGGCGGGCCGCTATACATGATCGGCGGCACTTGGCGTGCGCTGGCTCACTACGCCATGCGCGACAGCGATTATCCGCTGACCGATCCGCATGGATTTTGCCTCTCGGTTGAAGACGCAAGGAAACTGGCTGCCGATCTCGTCGATGCCGATCCCGACGAATTGGTGCAGATTTCCGGAATCTCGGACATGCGCGCAAACTATCTTCCGGATGCTGCTGCACTCCTCCAACCGCTGCTGGCCGAATTGAAGCCGGAGCAGCTCGTTTTTTCCAGCTGGGGTATTCGTGAAGGTCTGCTGTTCAGCCAGCTGTCCGACATTACCCGTTCGCTCGACCCCTTGCTCGCGGGCGTTCACGCCTTCGCAGAGCCACGCGATGCGCCGATCGTCGACGCTACCCGCATCGTGGGATGGACTGTCGACCTCGCCAATGGCGCGGGGAAACGGAACGAACGGATCCGGCTTGCCGCTGCACAACTTGCCCTCGCGCTCCAGCGTGTGGAGCCGAATATGCGGGTCAACCACGCCACCGAATGGGCATTGGACAAGCGCTGGATCGATTGCGACGCGCGCGATCGGGCGATGATCTGTGCAGCATTGTTCGGCAGCCTCGGCCGCACAGCCCTTCCCGAAAAATTGCGGGTTCTGGCAAGCGACGAAGACCTACGCGAAGGCGTTACCTGGGGTCTGGGGTTCAGGCTGGCCCGCAGGCTCGGTGCCGGAGCGCGCACCGCGCTCGCCTCGAGCCGCCTAAGGCTGAAGAGGAAATCCCTCGTACTCTATCTCGACAACAGCCGCGCAGCGCTGGCCACATGGCCGCTGACCAAGGACTTCGAAATCCTGGCCGAATGGCTGGACCGCAAGCCCAAGATCAAGACGGGCGATTTCCACTTCGAGAACGATCTCGAGGAAGAAGATGAAGAAGAGTAG